The proteins below come from a single Marinobacter gudaonensis genomic window:
- a CDS encoding error-prone DNA polymerase, translating to MPEQPYAELFCFSNFTFLTGASHPHELAERAHALGYTALAITDACSVAGIPRAWAALAESPVKLITGSWFELANAPPGACEPRFILLARTRQGYGQLCQLITTGRRRAEKGQYRLFYRDIETHALDDCLCLWLPPSPTEAGSDQALACGEWLGRLFDPRLWIGAARTLESGEEQRLARIHWLADQLRLPVAAVGEVHMHSRERQPLQDVLTALRNHTNLENAGHCLFQNGERYLRPLPVLQRLFPQAWLNETLAIARQCTFEPGSLRYEYPPDLVPEGETPAGYLQRLTREGERRRYPDATPLQVQSLIRKELGLISEMQYEHYFLTIHDIVAFARSQGILCQGRGSAANSAVCYCLGITEVNPANVELLFERFISKDRNEPPDIDVDFEHERREEVIQYIYRRYTRERAALAATVIRYRPKSAIRDVGKALGFDPALVEQLLEGIDWRDKATNWRQQILDKNITRNPRVADQFFTLVNTLLGFPRHLSQHVGGFVISAGPLAELVPVENAAMADRTVIQWDKDDLESLGLMKVDVLALGMLSAIRKALALISEEKGQTFRMQDVPQEDRATYAMLQKGDSIGVFQVESRAQINMLPRLKPETYYDLVIEVAIVRPGPIQGDMVHPYLRRKHGLEPVDYPNDAVRKVLERTLGVPIFQEQVIKLAMVAAGFSAGEADQLRRAMAAWKSHGDLTPFREKLVTGMLERGHDADFAERLYQQICGFGGYGFPESHAASFALLVYVSAWIKRHYPAAFYCALLNSQPMGFYSPSQLVQDARRHNVAVLPPDVNASQWDHTLEGETRHLRLGLRIIQGLSASGAERIHQNRPAGGYRSAGELRRLAALNQRDMELLAGANAMPGFTANRHQAYWQLLDHEQPTELFAEDTAVDYQAEDCPQLPEPSEGQNVLADYSSQGLTLQRHPLALLRQQGHLKFCLSAEQLKTTRAGVPVQVAGLVTGRQRPGSASGVTFVTLEDETGNVNVVVWLETARRQRKPLLTARLLHVKGVLERQGDIVHVMAGRLSDLSHLIHSLPVHSRNFH from the coding sequence ATGCCCGAACAGCCGTACGCAGAACTGTTCTGCTTCAGCAACTTCACCTTCCTGACCGGCGCCTCTCACCCTCACGAACTGGCTGAGCGGGCCCACGCGCTGGGCTATACCGCCCTGGCCATTACCGATGCCTGCTCGGTAGCGGGCATTCCCCGGGCCTGGGCGGCGCTGGCAGAGAGCCCGGTCAAGCTCATTACTGGCAGCTGGTTCGAGCTTGCCAATGCGCCACCGGGCGCCTGTGAGCCGCGTTTTATCCTTCTGGCCCGCACCCGCCAGGGCTACGGCCAGCTCTGCCAGTTGATCACCACAGGCCGACGCCGGGCGGAGAAAGGCCAGTACCGTCTGTTTTACCGGGATATTGAAACCCATGCTCTGGATGACTGCCTGTGCCTGTGGCTGCCGCCCTCACCCACCGAGGCTGGCTCCGATCAGGCCCTGGCCTGCGGCGAGTGGCTGGGCCGCCTGTTTGACCCAAGGCTCTGGATCGGCGCCGCCCGCACCCTGGAATCCGGCGAGGAACAGCGCCTGGCCCGAATACACTGGCTGGCAGACCAGCTGCGCCTCCCGGTAGCCGCCGTGGGCGAGGTGCACATGCACAGCCGCGAACGCCAGCCTCTGCAGGATGTGCTCACCGCCCTGCGCAATCACACCAACCTGGAAAACGCCGGCCATTGCCTGTTCCAGAACGGTGAGCGGTACCTGCGGCCGCTGCCGGTGTTGCAACGGCTGTTCCCGCAAGCATGGCTGAACGAAACCCTGGCGATTGCCCGGCAGTGCACCTTCGAGCCCGGCAGCCTGCGCTACGAATACCCGCCCGACCTGGTGCCCGAAGGCGAAACTCCGGCCGGCTATCTGCAACGCCTCACCCGCGAGGGCGAACGCCGGCGCTATCCGGACGCCACGCCACTGCAGGTGCAGAGCCTGATCCGCAAGGAACTGGGCCTGATCTCGGAAATGCAGTACGAGCACTATTTCCTCACCATCCACGACATCGTGGCCTTTGCACGCAGCCAGGGCATTCTCTGCCAGGGTCGGGGCTCGGCCGCCAACTCCGCGGTCTGCTATTGCCTGGGCATCACCGAGGTGAACCCGGCCAATGTGGAGTTGCTGTTCGAACGCTTTATCTCCAAAGACCGGAACGAGCCACCGGATATTGATGTGGATTTCGAGCATGAGCGCCGTGAGGAAGTTATCCAGTACATCTACCGGCGCTATACCCGCGAGCGCGCCGCCCTGGCCGCCACGGTGATCCGTTACCGGCCAAAAAGCGCCATTCGTGATGTCGGCAAGGCCCTGGGCTTTGATCCGGCCCTGGTGGAACAGCTACTGGAAGGCATCGACTGGCGAGACAAGGCCACCAACTGGCGCCAGCAGATTCTCGACAAGAACATAACCCGCAACCCCCGGGTGGCCGATCAGTTCTTTACCCTGGTCAATACCCTGCTGGGCTTTCCCCGGCACCTGTCCCAGCACGTGGGCGGCTTTGTGATCAGCGCCGGGCCGCTGGCCGAACTGGTACCGGTGGAGAACGCCGCCATGGCCGATCGCACCGTTATCCAGTGGGACAAGGACGATCTCGAGAGCCTGGGCCTGATGAAGGTGGATGTGCTGGCGCTAGGTATGCTCTCCGCCATTCGCAAGGCACTGGCGCTGATCAGCGAGGAAAAGGGCCAGACCTTCCGGATGCAGGATGTGCCCCAGGAGGATCGGGCTACCTACGCCATGCTCCAGAAAGGCGACAGCATCGGTGTGTTCCAGGTGGAGTCCCGGGCCCAGATCAACATGCTGCCGCGCCTGAAGCCGGAAACCTACTACGACCTGGTGATCGAAGTGGCCATTGTGCGCCCCGGCCCCATCCAGGGCGACATGGTGCATCCGTACCTGCGCCGCAAACACGGCCTGGAGCCGGTGGACTACCCCAACGATGCCGTGCGCAAGGTGCTGGAACGCACCCTGGGCGTGCCCATTTTTCAGGAACAGGTGATCAAACTGGCCATGGTGGCCGCGGGCTTCTCTGCCGGCGAGGCCGACCAGCTGCGCCGGGCCATGGCCGCCTGGAAATCCCACGGCGACCTGACGCCGTTCCGGGAGAAGCTGGTCACTGGCATGCTCGAGCGTGGCCACGATGCCGACTTCGCCGAACGCCTGTACCAGCAGATCTGCGGTTTTGGCGGCTACGGCTTCCCGGAATCCCACGCCGCCAGCTTTGCCCTGCTGGTGTATGTGTCGGCCTGGATCAAACGGCACTACCCGGCCGCCTTCTACTGCGCCCTGCTCAACAGCCAGCCCATGGGGTTCTATTCGCCCTCCCAGCTGGTACAGGATGCCCGTCGCCATAACGTGGCCGTACTGCCGCCAGACGTGAACGCCAGCCAATGGGACCATACCCTGGAAGGCGAGACACGCCACCTGCGCCTGGGCCTGAGAATCATCCAGGGCCTGTCCGCCAGCGGCGCGGAACGCATTCACCAGAACCGGCCGGCGGGCGGCTACCGCTCCGCCGGCGAACTGCGCCGTCTGGCCGCGTTGAACCAGCGCGATATGGAACTGCTCGCCGGCGCCAACGCCATGCCGGGCTTCACCGCCAACCGCCACCAGGCCTACTGGCAACTGCTCGACCACGAACAGCCCACCGAACTGTTTGCCGAAGACACCGCGGTGGATTACCAGGCTGAGGATTGCCCCCAGCTGCCGGAACCATCCGAAGGCCAGAACGTACTGGCCGACTACTCCAGCCAGGGCCTCACCCTCCAGCGCCACCCCCTCGCCCTGCTCCGGCAACAGGGCCACCTGAAATTCTGCCTCAGCGCCGAACAGCTCAAAACCACCCGCGCCGGCGTTCCCGTGCAGGTGGCCGGCCTGGTAACCGGCCGCCAACGCCCCGGCTCCGCCTCGGGGGTTACCTTCGTTACCCTGGAAGACGAAACCGGCAACGTGAATGTGGTGGTGTGGCTGGAAACCGCACGGCGGCAGCGCAAGCCTTTGCTGACCGCCCGTTTGCTGCATGTGAAGGGCGTTCTGGAGCGGCAGGGGGATATTGTGCACGTGATGGCGGGCCGGCTTTCGGACCTCAGTCACCTGATCCACTCATTGCCGGTTCATTCCCGGAATTTTCACTGA